Proteins from a single region of Styela clava chromosome 1, kaStyClav1.hap1.2, whole genome shotgun sequence:
- the LOC120342123 gene encoding D-serine dehydratase-like isoform X2: MDISDLPTPALIVYIDKVKKNIKDMEKRSKKYGVRLRPHFKTSKVVKVAELQTAGSKRGLVVSTLPEAEALAENGFDDILYAVPLINDPDKIKRCKALSEKLSEFHVMIDTIDTANLLVSTNLLNGKKWSIFLLTDCGYHRAGALHDSSKLIELAKLLHKSEKIQFQGLYTHCGHSYHLNADKTVKNVADEVVTNLLATVERLKTLGIQCKHYGLGSTPTCSQPTEMMRKVTEWHPGNYVFYDVQQEMLDSCERSDIACMVATRIIGHYSSKGFSHMVVDCGFTALTQQGYGKVPSGGYGAILNHSELKLENLTQEVGKITNVDGTSIDFAKYPIGSMLFILPYHSCATCAMHPVYYVADNEGKIVDKWFPVRGWYSGSSRQWSWQWRRKFWIHFNRMKRLVSPF; this comes from the exons ATGGATATTTCTGACCTTCCTACTCCGGCATTGATCGTGTACATTGACAAAgttaaaaagaatataaaagaTATGGAAAAAAGGTCTAAGAAATATGGCGTTAGACTTCGGCCCcatttcaaaacttcaaaagtTGT AAAAGTAGCCGAACTCCAAACTGCTGGATCAAAACGTGGTCTTGTGGTTTCAACTCTTCCTGAAGCAGAAGCTCTGGCTGAAAATGGTTTTGATGATATATTGTATGCTGTCCCCTTGATAAATGATCCCGACAAGATCAAAAG ATGCAAAGCTTTATCTGAAAAACTGTCAGAATTCCATGTGATGATAGACACAATTGACACTGCCAATTTACTTGTCAGTACTAATTTACTAAATGGAAAGAAATGGTCCATTTTTCTATTGACGGATTGTGGATATCACAGAG cTGGTGCATTGCATGACTCGAGCAAACTCATAGAGCTTGCTAAACTACTCCATAAGAGTGAGAAAATCCAGTTTCAAGGTCTCTATACCCATTGTGGACATTCCTATCATCTTAATGCAGACAAGACTGTCAAAAATGTGGCTGATGAAGTTGTGACCAACTTACTTGCAACAGTGGAAAG ATTGAAAACCCTTGGTATACAATGCAAGCATTATGGACTTGGTTCAACACCAACATGTAGTCAACCTACTGAAATGATGAGAAAAGTTACAGAGTGGCATCCTGGAAACTATGTCTTTTATG aTGTTCAACAAGAAATGCTTGATTCCTGTGAGAGAAGTGACATAGCCTGTATGGTGGCAACCAGAATCATTGGCCATTATAGCAGTAAAGGCTTCAGTCACATGGTAGTAGATTGCGGATTCACTGCATTGACCCAACAAGGTTACGGAAAAGTGCCTTCTGGAGGTTATGGGGCAATTTTGAATCATTCTGAGCTGAA GTTGGAAAACCTGACACAGGAGGTTGGAAAGATAACAAATGTTGATGGAACTTCTATTGATTTTGCTAAATACCCTATTGGGTCCATGCTATTCATACTGCCTTATCAT TCATGTGCAACATGTGCTATGCACCCTGTTTACTATGTGGCAGACAATGAAGGAAAAATAGTTGACAAATGGTTTCCAGTCAGAGGATG gtaCTCTGGATCAAGTCGACAGTGGAGCTGGCAATGGCGAAGAAAGTTCTGGATCCACTTTAATCGGATGAAAAGGCTTGTGTCTCCCTTTTAG
- the LOC120342123 gene encoding D-serine dehydratase-like isoform X1 has product MDISDLPTPALIVYIDKVKKNIKDMEKRSKKYGVRLRPHFKTSKVVKVAELQTAGSKRGLVVSTLPEAEALAENGFDDILYAVPLINDPDKIKRCKALSEKLSEFHVMIDTIDTANLLVSTNLLNGKKWSIFLLTDCGYHRAGALHDSSKLIELAKLLHKSEKIQFQGLYTHCGHSYHLNADKTVKNVADEVVTNLLATVERLKTLGIQCKHYGLGSTPTCSQPTEMMRKVTEWHPGNYVFYDVQQEMLDSCERSDIACMVATRIIGHYSSKGFSHMVVDCGFTALTQQGYGKVPSGGYGAILNHSELKLENLTQEVGKITNVDGTSIDFAKYPIGSMLFILPYHSCATCAMHPVYYVADNEGKIVDKWFPVRGCGSSRDESNIFQYRPPSREDVATSSRRYAFEK; this is encoded by the exons ATGGATATTTCTGACCTTCCTACTCCGGCATTGATCGTGTACATTGACAAAgttaaaaagaatataaaagaTATGGAAAAAAGGTCTAAGAAATATGGCGTTAGACTTCGGCCCcatttcaaaacttcaaaagtTGT AAAAGTAGCCGAACTCCAAACTGCTGGATCAAAACGTGGTCTTGTGGTTTCAACTCTTCCTGAAGCAGAAGCTCTGGCTGAAAATGGTTTTGATGATATATTGTATGCTGTCCCCTTGATAAATGATCCCGACAAGATCAAAAG ATGCAAAGCTTTATCTGAAAAACTGTCAGAATTCCATGTGATGATAGACACAATTGACACTGCCAATTTACTTGTCAGTACTAATTTACTAAATGGAAAGAAATGGTCCATTTTTCTATTGACGGATTGTGGATATCACAGAG cTGGTGCATTGCATGACTCGAGCAAACTCATAGAGCTTGCTAAACTACTCCATAAGAGTGAGAAAATCCAGTTTCAAGGTCTCTATACCCATTGTGGACATTCCTATCATCTTAATGCAGACAAGACTGTCAAAAATGTGGCTGATGAAGTTGTGACCAACTTACTTGCAACAGTGGAAAG ATTGAAAACCCTTGGTATACAATGCAAGCATTATGGACTTGGTTCAACACCAACATGTAGTCAACCTACTGAAATGATGAGAAAAGTTACAGAGTGGCATCCTGGAAACTATGTCTTTTATG aTGTTCAACAAGAAATGCTTGATTCCTGTGAGAGAAGTGACATAGCCTGTATGGTGGCAACCAGAATCATTGGCCATTATAGCAGTAAAGGCTTCAGTCACATGGTAGTAGATTGCGGATTCACTGCATTGACCCAACAAGGTTACGGAAAAGTGCCTTCTGGAGGTTATGGGGCAATTTTGAATCATTCTGAGCTGAA GTTGGAAAACCTGACACAGGAGGTTGGAAAGATAACAAATGTTGATGGAACTTCTATTGATTTTGCTAAATACCCTATTGGGTCCATGCTATTCATACTGCCTTATCAT TCATGTGCAACATGTGCTATGCACCCTGTTTACTATGTGGCAGACAATGAAGGAAAAATAGTTGACAAATGGTTTCCAGTCAGAGGATG TGGGTCAAGCAGAGATGAATCAAATATCTTTCAGTACCGACCGCCGTCGCGTGAGGACGTGGCTACCTCGAGCCGAAGATATGCATTCGAGAAGTGA
- the LOC120342114 gene encoding uncharacterized protein LOC120342114, whose amino-acid sequence MTALGMDNGVAIDPDTRHNNKFLTRMEKEEIKEMRHGRMSTSEKLREWSANLLRLLLLFGVPVVLAMVLIIILVAIFVVRPYILTRDFTRTKCEVSEHVILNESSASCSAGTDIFNPCVKVTVLYATGTSGKYESGILMENEQALVNCNPCSYTFGTHGLLHEYQDACESWKENYNPTLCVENFLDQLGVAGSVFPCYFNPNKPDEIVRDLVLDVNMMIHAVSWPILSCLIYLLAWGFVCYDAKQNRMINKCIREEIAYKRKRQQMARLHAAEWRKQKLGKTLGVRIEHSNGINMFAKNNESTKKLSLSLPSLCSLNDNHNVANDIKLSECNENIDTEDEENFNLHHLDLAVSQHNINGLVMTYENPRTHHSLSHKNMRFKDRYQAGSSHHTLPVLSFSPMSTFRRPKYNGNSLLHQNVYNFAYSSFSAGDRHKTKNSSKLRAAAILQSFPPVLHTNGRMFYQEKKLNSDSSDSDAAVSEDDIDGYYSFAQRQKDLPMQTVDMYSGKDESNV is encoded by the coding sequence ATGACTGCTCTAGGAATGGATAATGGAGTTGCGATTGACCCAGACACAAGACATAACAACAAGTTTTTGACAAGAATGGAAAAAGAGGAAATAAAAGAAATGCGGCACGGAAGGATGTCAACTAGTGAAAAATTAAGAGAGTGGAGTGCTAATTTGCTACGTCTACTTCTACTTTTTGGAGTTCCTGTAGTCCTGGCTATGGTACTTATTATTATTCTTGTGGCAATATTTGTTGTTCGTCCCTATATACTAACACGAGATTTTACCAGAACTAAATGTGAGGTTTCCGAACATGTTATTCTCAACGAATCATCTGCGAGTTGTAGCGCTGGAACAGATATATTCAACCCGTGCGTCAAAGTTACGGTTCTGTATGCTACAGGAACAAGTGGGAAATATGAAAGTGGAATTCTAATGGAAAATGAACAAGCGTTGGTTAATTGTAACCCATGTTCATATACTTTTGGTACGCATGGTTTACTCCATGAATATCAAGATGCTTGCGAAAGCTGGAAAGAAAATTACAATCCAACTCTTTGTGTGGAGAATTTTCTTGATCAACTTGGGGTTGCTGGCTCTGTTTTTCCTTGTTATTTCAATCCAAACAAACCAGATGAAATTGTACGAGATTTAGTTTTGGATGTTAATATGATGATTCATGCTGTATCATGGCCAATTTTATCATGCCTAATATACTTGCTTGCTTGGGGATTTGTCTGCTATGATGCGAAGCAAAATCGTATGATCAATAAATGTATAAGAGAGGAAATCGCATACAAACGTAAAAGACAACAAATGGCACGTTTACATGCTGCGGAATGGAGAAAACAAAAGTTAGGGAAAACATTAGGTGTGAGAATTGAACACAGTAATGGAATAAACATGTTTGCAAAAAATAACGAAAGCACTAAAAAATTGAGTCTGAGTTTGCCAAGTCTATGTAGTTTGAATGATAATCATAACGTTGCAAACGATATCAAACTTTCTGAGTGCAATGAAAATATCGACACAGAAGATGAAGAAAATTTTAATCTTCATCACTTGGATCTTGCTGTATCTCAACATAATATTAATGGACTTGTGATGACTTATGAAAACCCAAGAACGCATCATTCATTGTCTCACAAAAACATGCGATTTAAGGATAGATATCAAGCTGGTTCCTCTCATCATACCTTGCCAGTTCTTTCATTCTCTCCTATGAGTACTTTTCGTCGACCGAAATACAATGGAAACTCACTTTTACATCAAAACGTCTACAATTTTGCGTACTCTTCATTTTCTGCTGGGGATcgtcataaaacaaaaaattcttcaaaactgCGGGCAGCCGCAATACTTCAATCTTTTCCTCCAGTTCTTCATACTAATGGTCGTATGttctatcaagaaaaaaaattaaattctgaTTCATCAGATTCCGACGCAGCTGTGAGTGAAGATGATATCGATGGATATTATTCTTTTGCTCAAAGACAAAAAGATTTACCAATGCAAACTGTTGATATGTATTCAGGAAAGGATGAATCTAATGTGTAA
- the LOC120325537 gene encoding uncharacterized protein LOC120325537 yields MKDPYEKGVSYEDSKKTDAPEAGSQPQGGILWRLGSGLYNTTTGAVGAGLNLGCGAVKYVAQTSYGVVSKTAEVGVNATKAVASGGYNGVSAVTSKLPVPSFSKQKDKKE; encoded by the coding sequence ATGAAAGATCCATACGAAAAAGGCGTATCGTATGAAGACAGCAAGAAAACAGATGCACCTGAAGCTGGAAGTCAGCCCCAAGGTGGAATACTATGGAGACTTGGTTCTGGTTTATATAACACAACGACGGGAGCAGTCGGTGCTGGATTGAATCTGGGATGTGGTGCTGTTAAATATGTTGCACAAACTTCATATGGAGTAGTATCAAAAACTGCTGAAGTTGGTGTGAATGCAACAAAAGCAGTTGCATCTGGAGGGTATAATGGCGTGTCTGCTGTAACTAGCAAACTTCCAGTACCTTCATTTAGCAAACAGAAGGATAAAAAAGAATAA